The Glycine soja cultivar W05 chromosome 8, ASM419377v2, whole genome shotgun sequence genome has a window encoding:
- the LOC114422076 gene encoding phosphoglycerate kinase, cytosolic, which translates to MATKRSVGTLKEGDLKGKRVFVRVDLNVPLDDNLNITDDTRVRAAVPTIKYLTGHGAKVILSSHLGRPKGVTPKYSLKPLVPRLSQLLGIEVTMANDSIGEEVEKLVAQLPEGGVLLLENVRFYKEEEKNDPEFAKKLASLADLYVNDAFGTAHRAHASTEGVAKYLKPSVAGFLMQKELDYLVGAVSNPKRPFAAIVGGSKVSSKIGVIESLLEKVNVLLLGGGMIFTFYKAQGYSVGSSLVEEDKLSLATTLLEKAKAKGVSLLLPTDVVIADKFAADANSKTVPASSIPDGWMGLDIGPDSIKTFGEALDKTQTVIWNGPMGVFEFDKFATGTEAIAKKLAELSGKGVTTIIGGGDSVAAVEKVGLADKMSHISTGGGASLELLEGKQLPGVLALDDA; encoded by the exons ATGGCGACTAAGAGGAGCGTGGGAACGTTGAAGGAGGGTGATTTGAAAGGGAAGAGGGTGTTCGTGAGGGTCGATCTGAACGTGCCTTTGGATGACAACCTTAACATCACCGATGACACTAGAGTCCGTGCTGCTGTTCCCACCATCAAGTACTTAACTGGTCATGGAGCCAAAGTGATCCTTTCTAGCCACTTG GGACGTCCTAAAGGTGTAACACCTAAATACAGTTTGAAGCCTCTTGTGCCAAGGCTGTCTCAACTTCTCGGAATTGAG GTTACGATGGCAAATGACTCTATTGGGGAGGAAGTTGAGAAGTTGGTTGCACAACTTCCAGAAGGTGGTGTTTTGCTTCTAGAGAATGTGAGGTTCTATAAGGAGGAAGAGAAGAATGACCCTGAGTTTGCAAAGAAGTTGGCTTCTCTTGCTGATCTCTACGTGAATGATGCTTTCGGCACTGCCCACAGAGCTCATGCTTCTACAGAAGGAGTGGCCAAATACTTGAAGCCCTCTGTTGCAGGATTCCTTATGCAGAAG GAACTTGACTATCTAGTTGGAGCTGTGTCAAACCCCAAGAGACCATTTGCTGCTATCGTTGGTGGGTCAAAGGTGTCTTCCAAGATTGGAGTTATTGAGTCCTTGTTGGAGAAAGTTAACGTTCTCTTGCTTGGTGGAGGAATGATCTTTACCTTTTACAAGGCTCAGGGTTATTCAGTTGGTTCATCTCTTGTGGAGGAAGACAAGCTTAGCCTTGCAACTACACTTCTCGAAAAGGCCAAGGCTAAAGGGGTTTCTTTGTTGCTTCCAACTGATGTGGTCATAGCAGACAAGTTTGCTGCTGATGCTAACAGCAAG ACTGTGCCAGCATCAAGCATCCCAGACGGGTGGATGGGATTAGATATTGGTCCCGATTCCATCAAGACATTTGGTGAAGCATTGGATAAGACCCAGACCGTCATTTGGAATGGACCAATGGGTGTTTTTGAGTTTGATAAGTTTGCCACAGGAACAGAG GCCATAGCCAAGAAACTGGCAGAGCTGAGTGGGAAGGGAGTAACGACCATCATTGGAGGAGGTGACTCTGTTGCCGCTGTGGAGAAGGTTGGTCTTGCAGACAAGATGAGCCACATCTCCACTGGTGGTGGTGCCAGCTTAGAGCTTCTTGAGGGGAAGCAACTCCCTGGTGTCCTTGCCCTTGATGATGCTTGA